In Anaerolineales bacterium, the DNA window GCGGTCATCCTGGTCCGGCCGATTCTGCCCTACGCCCTGGCCTTCGCCGCCGGGGCGATGATCTACGTCGTGATCGAGGAACTGATCCCGGAATCGCAATCCGACAAGGAAACCGATCCGTCCACCGTCGGGGCGATGCTCGGGTTCGCGCTGATGATGGTCCTGGACGTGGCCCTGGGGTAAAATCCGGGCTTACCGCAGAGGCGCAGAGGCCGCAGAGAAAAAGGGGGAGAAATGGATTACCAGGAAATTGGAAGGGGAATTATCGATAGTTCGATAAAGGTTCATCGCACCTTGGGTCCCGGGCTCCTGGAATCCGCATATCAAGCTTGTATGAAATACGAATTACACCGTCGCGGAATACGGGTGGAAACCAAGGTCGATCAACCGGTCACCTATGAGGGGATGCGGATCGTTG includes these proteins:
- a CDS encoding GxxExxY protein, with translation MDYQEIGRGIIDSSIKVHRTLGPGLLESAYQACMKYELHRRGIRVETKVDQPVTYEGMRIVAGYRLDMVVENRVGSGDWPLPLTPPDMRVRIRRFAKENT